The Solanum pennellii chromosome 11, SPENNV200 genome contains a region encoding:
- the LOC107003804 gene encoding uncharacterized protein LOC107003804, translating to MHCVKTVNYAIVVNGQTTQRFDAAKGLRQGDPMSPFLFAIAMEYLSRLLIGLKEEKAFKYHPKCSKLDITHLCFADDLLLFSRGDLESIKILQRCFSEFFQASVLQANLTKSSIYCGGVQMESYWAQLFIIPIKIIKVIEGLCRSYLWSGVGYVTKKALIAWEKVYCPKYEGGMGLINMKVWNTAAVAKLCWDLANKEDKLWIKWIHAYYIKGQREWKMRKHASWIIQKVMNAQKIVEQVQQVQGKGKGMIRKLYCHMKGEQHRPTWTCLMFNNAARPKAYFTIWIMMNQKLATIDRLAQWGVAVDKTCVLCKNADENVEHLFMQCNFARKLWGRLLSWIEQQSTVPLTWEQFLQWCIQHGKGKSSAAQMFNIVLTEGIYGLWMERNSRIF from the exons ATGCATTGTGTCAAAACAGTGAATTATGCTATTGTTGTTAATGGACAAACTACTCAAAGATTTGATGCAGCTAAAGGCCTCAGACAAGGGGATCCTATGTCACCTTTTTTATTTGCCATAGCAATGGAATATCTTAGTAGGCTCCTCATAGGACTTAAAGAAGAGAAAGCATTCAAATATCATCCTAAATGCTCTAAGCTGGACATTACACACTTATGTTTTGCAGATGATTTGCTATTGTTTTCAAGAGGAGATCTGGAGTCCATCAAGATACTTCAAAGGTGCTTTTCAGAGTTCTTTCAAGCTTCTGTACTGCAGGCAAATCTTACAAAAAGTTCCATATACTGTGGTGGAGTTCAGATGGAG TCATATTGGGCTCAACTCTTTATTATTCCTATAAAGATAATTAAAGTGATTGAAGGATTATGTAGAAGTTACTTATGGTCAGGGGTTGGTTATGTTACAAAAAAGGCATTGATAGCATGGGAGAAAGTATATTGTCCTAAATATGAAGGAGGTATGGGGTTGATCAATATGAAAGTGTGGAATACAGCTGCAGTTGCTAAACTCTGTTGGGATTTAGCTAACAAGGAAGATAAGCTATGGATTAAATGGATACATGCATACTATATAAAAGGGCAGAGGGAATGGAAGATGAGGAAACATGCAAGTTGGATAATACAAAAAGTAATGAATGCACAAAAAATTGTGGAGCAGGTTCAGCAAGTACAAGGCAAAGGTAAAGGGATGATCAGGAAACTGTATTGTCACATGAAAGGAGAACAACACAGGCCAACATGGACTTGTCTTATGTTCAACAATGCAGCAAGACCAAAAGCTTACTTTACAATATGGATCATGATGAATCAAAAGCTAGCAACAATTGACAGATTGGCTCAATGGGGAGTAGCAGTAGATAAGACATGTGTGTTATGCAAGAATGCTGATGAGAATGTAGAACATCTGTTTATGCAATGCAACTTTGCCAGAAAACTGTGGGGGAGGCTGTTAAGCTGGATAGAACAACAAAGTACTGTTCCATTGACATGGGAGCAGTTTCTGCAGTGGTGTATTCAACATGGAAAAGGGAAGAGTTCAGCAGCACAAATGTTCAATATAGTATTGACTGAAGGTATCTATGGCTTGTGGATGGAGAGAAATAGTAGAATTTTTTAG